Within Amycolatopsis sp. FDAARGOS 1241, the genomic segment GGTGAGGTCCCAGCCGTCGGCCACGGGAATGTCGCGTGTGGACCGGAGACGGGCCCGGCACGCGTTGCGCACCACCATCTTCAGCCACGCGCCGACCGCCTCTGGGTCGCGGATGTCGCTGATCCGCCGCACCGCCACGACGGCCGCGTCCTGCACGGCGTCGTCGGCGTCGGGCTGGTAGCCGAGGATCGCCAGCGCCACGGCGCGCATCCCCGCTTCGTGGCGCGCGAGCAGCACGCCGAGCGCTGTGCCGTCGCCGGACTGCGCGGCGCGCGTCAGCTCGGCGTCGGAAAGCTCGCTCACCCGTCCAGAGTACGAGTGGCTCCCGGACGCACCCACGTGAATGCGACCACTCAGGACTTCGCCTTGTATTCGCGCAGGAGCCCGCGGCTGATGATCGTCTTCTGGATCTCGCTCGTGCCCTCCCCGATCAGCAGGAACGGCGCCTCCCGCATCAGCCGCTCGATCTCGAACTCCTTCGAGTAGCCGTAACCACCGTGGATGCGGAACGCGTCCTGCGTGACCTCCGCGCAGTACTCCGACGCGAGCAGCTTCGCCATGCCCGCCCCGACGTCGTTGCGGGTTCCGGAATCCTTGAGCCGGGCCGCGTTGACCATCATCAGGTGCGCCGCCTCGACCTTGGTCGCCATCTCCGCCAGCTTGAACGCGATCGCCTGGTGCTCGGCGATCGGCTTGCCGAACGTCCGGCGCTGCTGCGCGTACTCGATCGCCAGCTCGAAAGCGCGGATCGCGATGCCGCACGCCCGCGCCGCCACGTTCACCCGCCCGACCTCGACACCGTCCATCATGTACGCGAACCCCGCGCCGGGGGTGCCACCGAGGACCGTGCCGGCGCCGATCCGGAACCCGTCGAACACCGCCTCCGTGGTGTCGACGCCCTTGTACCCCATCTTCTCCAGCTTCGCCGGGATCGTCAGGCCGGGCAGCACCTCGCCGTAGCCCTCCGGCTTCTCCACGAGGAACGTCGTCAGGTTCCGATGCGCCTTCTCCGCGCCTTCATCGGTCTTGACCAGGAGCGCGATCAGGTTCGACGTGCCGCCGTTCGTGAGCCACATCTTCGCGCCATCGATCACGTAGCCGTCGCCGTCGCGGCGGGCGCGGGTCTTGATCGCGGCGACGTCCGAGCCCAGATCCGGTTCCGACATCGAAAACGCGCCCCGCACCTCCCCCGTGGCCATTCGCGGCAGGAAGTGCTGCTTCTGCTCGGGTGTGCCGTGCCGGGCGATCATGTGCGCCACGATGAAGTGCGTGTTGATCACCCCCGACACGCTCATCCACCCGCGGGCGATCTCCTCCACCACCAGCGCGTACGTCAGCAGCGACTCGCCCAGCCCGCCGTACTCCTCGGGAATGGTGAGCCCGAACAGGCCCAGCTCCTTCATCCCCTCGACGATCTCCGCCGGGTAAGTGTCCGCGTGCTCCAGTGCCTGCGCGTGCGGGATGATCTCCCGGTCCACGAAAGAACGCACCGTCGACAGGATCTCGGACTGTACGTCGGTCAAGCCGGCGGTCTGGGCGAGGCGGGCCATCGGAGCTCCCTTCCGCGGGTGTTACCGGGGAGTATTCACGGCTGAGCGGGTGCGCGCCTATGAGGGTGCTCACGAATGCGCCGCGTTTCCCCCGTTAAAGTGCGGATCCGGACAACCCGTGGTGGGGAAGGAGCGTGATGAGCGAGGGTTACGAGCACCCGTCGTTCGAGCACCAGCCGTACCCGCCGCAAGGACCGCCGCCCGGCGCGGGCCTCGCGATCGGCTCGCTGGTGTGCTCGATCGCGGGCCTGATCGTGTGCGCGCCCGCCGCGATCGCCGGGATCGTGATGGGCCACATCGCCTACCACCGTTCGCGCCACGGCCGTGCGACGGGCGGTGCGGTGGCGATCGCCGGGTTCGTGATCGGGTACCTCGCACTGGTGGTGTGGGGTATCACGATCCCGCTCGTGGTCCACGAACTCGCCCGCCTCGGCGCGTTCGACTGAGCAGGCGCGCGGTGCACAACCGCCAGAACCGAGGGGGAATCCCATGACCAACCCGTCCGGGCCGCAGGACCGGCCTGCCGACAGCACCGGCGGCACGGCGGGCTACGAACCGCCCGCCACCGCCGAACCCACGGCCGACGAGCCCCCGGCCACGGCCGACCCCACGCCCTACGACCCGCTGCTGACCGACGCGACGGCCTTCAGCTCGCCCGAGGCGGCGACCGAGCCGGGCTCGATCAGCACCACCGGCGGGTCAGGCGACCAGGCCGGGCCGGGTGGTCACACCACTGCGGCGGGCGGCGGATTCGCCGCACCCGGCGGCTCCCCCGGCTTCGCCGCGCCCGGCGCGTCCCCGGACTCCGGCGGTTTCGCCGCGCCCGGCGGTTTCGCCGCGCCCGGCAGCCAGCCGTCCGGTGAGTTCGCGGCGAGCGCGTACCAGCCGCCGGCCTACCCGGGGCAGCCGTACCCGGGCCCGACCGCCTCGTACCCCGGTGCCCCCGGTGTGCTGGGTGTTCCGGCGGCTTCCGGCACCCCCGGAATCCCCGGAGTCCCCGGAGTCCCCGGAGTCCCCGCGCCGATGCCGTACGGCCAGCCGTACCCGCAGGCCCCCTACGGCCGGCCCTACGCCGCCTACGGGCCCAACCAGCAGGCGAGCGGCCTGGCCATCGGCGCGCTGGTCTGCTCGCTCCTGGGCCTGCTGACGTGCCTGATCGCGATCCCCGGCATCGTCATGGGGCACATCGCGCTGGCCAAGGCCAACCGCGGCGAGGCGGGCGGCCGCGGCATCGCGCTGTCGGCCGTGGTGATCGGGTACGTGATCGTCGCGCTGTACGTCGGGTTCTTCGTGACGATCGTCGTCCTCGGGGTCAACGGCTACCTCGACAACTGATCAGCTGATCAGCGCCCACGCGCAGCCCCTCGACGAGCAGGTCGAGCATGCGGGACGCGCGCGTGCGCCAGTCGGACGTCGGGTCGATGCGCCAGAGGAACTCGGTGATGAGCAGGACGTCGTCGGGGTCGAGGCCGGGGCGGACGGTTCCGGCCGCTTCGTTCGCCTCCAGCAGCAGGCGCAACGCGCCGATCACCGGCTCGTGGGTCTCCGCGGCGAGCCCCTCATGGGTCGTGGTCGCCGTGTACAGCGCTTCGCCCAGGCCGGCCTTCGTCATGCCGTGGTGGGCGAGGTTGTCCAGCCACTCGCGCAGCGCGGCGAGCGGCGGCCGCGACGCGAGCAGGCGCTCAGCGGCGGCCGCGACCTGCCGCACCTCGTAGCGGTAGACCTCCAGAACCAGCGCGTCGCGGTTCGGGAAGTGCCGATACAGCGTGCCCGCGCCGACGCCCGCACGTTTGGCGATCGAGTTCAGCTACGCCCCGGGCGATTCCGTGAACGCCGCCACGGCCACGGCCAGGATGCGCTCGCGGTTGCGCACCGCGTCCGCGCGTCCCGCCCGTCACCAAGGAGCCCCGGAACCCCGGTAACCGGCAACCGGAGAACGCTCCGATTGCATTCGCGACGGCTCACTCGGCGAGCGCGTCCCCTTCCCGGCGCGGCTGCGGCGGACCGGCGTGGCCGTTGCCCCCGGGTTCGCCCAGCAACGGCGCCGGCGGCCCCTCGACCAGTGACTCGGAAGGCAAGTCGGACGCCGGCTCGTCGGCTGGTTCGTCAGCGGACCGCTCGGCCCGCTTCGTGTTCGCGTCGAGGAACCGCAGCAGCTCGACCGGGAACGGCAGCACCAGCGTCGAGTTCTTCTCCGCCGACACCTGCACCACCGTCTCCAGCAGGCGCAGCTGCAACGCACCCGGGTGGTCGCTCATCGCCGCCGCGGCCTGCGCGAGCTTGTTCGACGCCTGCAGCTCACCGTCGGCCGAGATCACGCGGGCGCGGCGCTCGCGCTCGGCTTCGGCCTGGCGCGACATCGAGCGCTTCATCGACTCCGGCAGTGCCACGTCCTTGATCTCGACGCGGTCGATGTGGATGCCCCAGTCGATCGCGGGGCTGTCGATCATGATCTCGAGGCCCTGGTTGAGCCGTTCCCGGTTCGACAGCAGGTCGTCGAGGTCGCTCTTGCCGATGATGGACCGCAACGACGTCTGCGCCACCTGCCCGACGGCCGCGCGGTAGTCCTGCACGTTGATCGCCGCCCGCACCGGGTCGACCACGTTGAAGTAGACGACCGCGTCGACCCGCACCGTCACGTTGTCCCGCGTGATGCCGTCCTGACCCGGCACCGGCATGGTGACGATCTGCATGTTCACCTTGTGCATGCGGTCGGCTCCGGGCACCAGCAGCGTCAGCCCCGGTCCGCGCACCTCGGGCCGCACCCGGCCGAAGCGGAACACCAGACCTCGTTCGAACTGCTTCACGACGCGCACGCCCGACGCGAGCCAGACCCCGCCCACGATGACCACAGCACTCAGAATTTCCGCGATCATGGCCGCTCCCAGGATCGAAAACCCCTGGTTATTCACTGTACGCGCGCCTCGCGCCAGGCGAAATGCGCTCGACGGGCCTGCCACGATGGGGATCATGGCCAGACTCGTCGTGCCCGAGCCGTTCGCCACTCGCGCGCCCCGGGTGCTCGGCCCGGAATGCCTGCCGTGGCTGGCGGCGGTGCCCGGCCTCGCCGACCGGTTCGCGCACGAGTGGGACCTCACGCTCGAAGGCCCGGCGTGGCACGGGCTCGTCGGCGTCGCGCAGCCCGTGCGCCGAGCCGACGGCACCCCGGCTGTGCTCAAACTCGGCTGGCAGGACGAGGAAACGCGCGACGAGCCACTCGCACTGTCCACATGGGCCGGTCGCGGGGCGGTGCTGCTGCTGGAGTCGGCACCGGACGAGGGCGTGCTGCTGCTGGAGCGCCTGGACCACACGCGGACGCTGCCGGGCGAGCCGGTGCTCGAGGCTGTCGGCGTCATGAGCGACCTCGCCCGGAGGCTGGCGGTGCCCGCTCCCCCGCAGTTGTCGCGCACGCTGCCGGGTGAAGCCGAACGGCTGCTGGAGGCGCTGCCGAAGAGCTGGCACGACCTCGGCGGCCCGTTCCCGCGCCGGGAACTCGACGCGGCGCTGGAGGTCTGCCGCGACCTCGGCCCGGGCGCCGGGGGACTGCTCGTGAACGAAGACCTGCACTACGAAAACGTGCTCGCCGGCCGGCGTGAACCGTGGCTCGTGATCGACCCGAAACCCCTCGCCGGCGACCTCGAGTACGGCGTGTTCTCCTTGCTGTGGAACCGGTTCGGTGAGTCCACAGTGGAGGACAAGCTCGCGGCCGCCGGATTCGACGCGGACCGCGCGCGGGCGTGGACGCTCGTGCGCGCCGTGCAGAACCGGTTGTGGTTCGAAGCGGATCTCGCCGGCTACGCCGAGCTCGGCGACGAACAGCCCGCCCGCGAGGCTCTGCCCGCTTTGGTCGCCTGGGCCGTGGCATCCTGACTGAGAGAACGCTGGCAAGACACGGATCCGCGGCACGGGCGCCGAGGCCCGCCAGCCGATAGTGTCAGCCCCATGGCTGGCGTGAACAGGGTTTTCGTGGCTCGGCTGGCGGGCCTGCCGGTGTTCGGGCCCGACGGCGAGTCGATCGGCAAGGTCCGCGACGTGGTCGCGGGCTTGCGGCTCGACGCGCAGGCGCCCCGCATCCTCGGCCTCGTGGTCGAGCTCGCGACGCGGCGGCGCGTGTTCGTCCCCATGCTGCGCGTCACCTCCATCGAACCCACGGCCGTGACGCTCGCCACCGGTTCGGTCAACATGCGTCACTTCACGCAGCGTCCGAACGAGGTCCTCGTGTGCGGGCAGTTGCTCGACGCGCACGCGACGCTCATGGGCACCGACAAGCGCGTGACGGTCGTCGACGCCGCCATGGAGCTCACCCGCACCCGCGACTGGGTGCTGGCGAAGCTCGCCATCCGCGAGCGCTCCACGCGCCTGGCCCTCGGCCGCCGGCGCACGCCCATGCAGGTGCTGCCGTGGGACGAGGTGGCCGGGCTCGGCCTCACCGACCTCGCCGGGCGGGAACCCCAAGGCGCGGGCAGGCTGCTGATGCTGTTCGACACGATGCGCGCCGTCGACATCGCGGCCACCGTGCGCGACCTGCCGCTCAAGCGCCGCCACGAGGTGGCCGACGCGATGGACGACGAGCGCCTCGCCGACGTGCTCGAAGAACTGCCCGACGACGACCAGAAGGAGCTGCTCGCGTACCTGTCGGAGGAGCGCGCGGCCGACATCCTCGAGGCGATGAACCCCGACGACGCCGCCGACCTGCTGGCCGAGCTCGCGCCCGCCGACCAGCACCGGCTGCTGGCCCTGATGGAGCCCGAGGAGTCAGCTCCGGTCAGGCGGCTGCTCGCGTACTCGTCGGACACCGCGGGCGGCCTGATGACACCGGAACCGGTGGTCCTGACACCCGACGCGACCGTGGCCGAGGCCCTCGCGCACATCCGCAACGCCGACCTGCCCGCCGCGCTCGCGAGCATGGTGTTCGTCTGCCGGCCGCCGACGGCGACGCCGACCGGCCGGTTCGTGGGCGTCGTGCACTTCCAGCGCCTGCTGCGCGAGCCGCCCGCCGAGCTGATCGGCGGCGTCGTGGACACCGACCTCACTGCACTGCGCCCCGCAGCGTCGCTGGCGGAGGTCACGCGCTACTTCGCCGCGTACAACCTGGCGTGCGGCCCCGTGGTCGACGCCGGGGAGCACCTGCTGGGCGCCGTCACCGTCGACGACGTCCTCGACCACCTGCTGCCCGACGACTGGCGCGAGACCGGCCTGCACGACGTGGCCGACGGCGCCGACGTCCACCCCGAGGAGGCCGGACGTGCCTGAGCTCACCAGCGGTCGCCGGCTCGACCAGCCGCGCGGCCAGAACCGGTTCCGGCTGAACATCGACCCGGACACCTTCGGCCGCTTCACCGAGCGCGTCGCGCGCTTCCTGGGCACTGGGAAGTACCTGTTCTGGCAGACGCTGATCGTCATCGTCTGGATCGCGCTGAACCTCGCGGCGACGACGCTGCGCTGGGACCCGTACCCGTTCATCCTGCTCAACCTGGCCTTCTCGACGCAGGCCGCGTACGCGGCGCCGCTGATCCTGCTCGCGCAGAATCGCCAGGACGACCGCGACCGCGTCTCGCTGGAAGAGGACCGCACGCGGGCCGCGCAGACCAAGGCGGACACCGAGTACCTGGCGCGCGAACTGGCGGCGCTGCGGCTCGCGATCGGCGAGGTCGCGACGCGCGACTACTTGCGCAGCGAGCTCGACCGGCTGCGCGAGGACCTGGCCGGAAGCGGCAAGGCGCGCAAGGTGAAGCAGGCGGCGAAATCGGACGTGCCCACCGGTACGTAACATGGGATGCGTGACGAGTACACAGCAGCTCCCCAGCGTCGAGGACGTCCGCACAGCGCTGAAGGACGTGTACGACCCCGAGATCAAAAAGCCGATCACCGACCTCGGCATGGTGAAGGACGTCGCGGTCGGTGAAGACGCGGTGGTCACCGTCGGCATCTACCTCACGGTCGCGGGCTGTCCGCTCAAGGCGACGCTGACCGAGGACACCACGAAGGCCGTGAAGAAGCTCCCCGGTGTCGCCGACGTGCGGGTCGAGCTCGACGTGATGAGCGACGAGCAGCGCACCGAGCTGCGCAAGTCGCTGCGCGGCGACGCGGCCGAGCCGGTGATCCCGTTCGCGCAGCCCGGGTCCATGACGCGCGTGTACTGCGTGGCGTCGGGCAAGGGCGGGGTCGGCAAGTCGTCGGTGACGGTGAACCTGGCCGTGGCGATGGCCGAACGCGGTCTGTCGGTGGGGGTCGTCGACGCGGACATCTACGGGCACTCGATCCCGCGCATGCTGGGCGCGCGCGAGAAGCCGACCAAGGTCGAGACGATGATCATGCCGCCGCAGGCCCACGGCGTGAAGGTGATCTCCATCGGCATGTTCACGCCGGGCAACGCCCCGGTCGTCTGGCGCGGCCCGATGCTGCACCGCGCGCTGCAGCAGTTCCTCGCCGACGTGTTCTGGGGCGACCTGGACATCCTGCTGCTGGACCTGCCGCCGGGCACCGGCGACATCGCCATCTCGGTGGCGCAGCTGGTCCCGAACGCGGAGATCCTCGTGGTCACCACGCCGCAGCAGGCCGCCGCCGAGGTGGCCGAGCGCGCTGGCGCCATCGCGCTGCAGACGCGCCAGCGCGTGGCCGGCGTCATCGAGAACATGTCGTGGCTCGAGACGCCTTCGGGCGAGCGCATGGAGATCTTCGGCTCCGGCGGCGGCCAGACCGTGGCCGACTCGCTGTCGAAGTCCGTGGGCTCTGCCGTTCCCCTGCTGGGCCAGGTGCCGCTCGACCCGCGGCTGCGGGAACAGGGCGACGAAGGCACCCCGCTCGTCCTGGCCGAGCCGGAGGCCCCGGCGTCGAAGGTGCTCAAGGAAGCGGCGCAGAAGCTCACGGTCCGCGCCCGCGGCCTGGCGGGCATGATGCTGAACGTCAGCCCCGCCGGTCGCTGACCCGGACGCGACCCGGGCCGGGCGGGAACTCCCCGCCCGGCCCGTTTCACGAGGTCCCTACGCGGCGTGCACCGTCACCAGGAGCGTGCCGGCGGTGCCCAGCGTGACCTTGGTGTCACCGGCCTTCGCGACCGTCCAGGCGACGTCCTGGGGGGCGCCCGGGCCGACGTCGGAGGAGGCGTTGGCCATGTCCTGGACGTCGATGGTCTCCTGTTTGTCCGACGTGACGCGGACCTTGACGCGGTCACCGACCTGGACGTCGACGACACCGGCGGGCGGGGTGACCTTGCCGGCGCTGTAGTCGACCGTCACGAGGACGTCGACGTCGGCCTCACCGGTCTGGGCGCCGCGCTTGACGTTGGCCTGGTCACCGGCCGGCGGGGCGCTCGAAGACGGCAGCACCGACGGACCGCCGATCGTCACGGGCGCGGGCACCGAGGTGAACGTGGCCGGAGGCGCGGTGCTCGGCTCGTCGTCGGCGGTGCAGCCGGCGGCGAACAGCGCCGCCGCGGCGATCGTTCCGGCCAGCGCACCCGCACGGCGTGACATGAGAGACCTCCTGGGTCGTTATGGGCGGTTTGCCCGAGGTTACCCAGCAAGATCACTCGTACACACCACGGGCCCGCCACAGCAAACTCGCCGGGCCACCGCGGTGCAACTCGGCACGCGCCTCCCGGGCCAACCGCCGGTGCACGTCACACCCGGACGGGCAACAAGCGGACGGAACCGGCTCAGGTGGCGTCCGGGTCCACCGGCGGGCGCTCGCCCGGCTTCAGCGGATCGGCCTGGGGCGTCACACTTTGCGGCTTGACGCCGTTGGATCCGTTGGAGCCGTTCGTCCCGTTCGAACCGTTCGACGAGAACCCGTTGAGCCCCAACGGATCCGAGTCGCCGTCGAACAGGTGCTGGGTCACCACGCGCTTGGGGTCGAAGTTGCGCAGTCCACGAAGGTCCTCCAGTGGCTTGCGGAGCTGGTCGAACTCCGGACCCATCTCCTCGCGCAGCTGGTCCCGGGCGCCGTTGGCGAACTCCCGGACCTTGCGCACGCTCTTCGCAAGCCACGACGCCGCTTCCGGAAGCCGTTCCGGACCGAGGATGAAGAGACCGGCGACGATGAGCACGAGGATCTCGCCCCAGCCGATACTGTCGAACACCCGTGGACCTCCGCTCGTGCTTCCCCGGTCAGACTACCCGGGCCGCCCCGTGTCCCGGCAGGCCCGAACGCGGAAGCGGGGCTCCTGCGCCATTCGTTCCCCCACCGGCCACAGTCACGGCGGAAACCGTTAGCGCAACGCTGGCCTCCAGTTGGTGTGCGCCTCCTTGTGGCCGCCTCGGGAAGGCCGGTGCCGTCAGTCGGCGCCGAGGGTCACGTCGACCACGAGCAACGCGCCGTCGCGGGCGAGCTGCACGGGCACGACTTCACCGACGTTGTGGTTGCGCACGGCCACGGTCAGCTCCGCGGAATCGCGCACGAGTTGGTCGCCGACCTTCGTGATCACGTCGCCCTCCTTGATCCCGGCCGCGGCGGCGGGACCTCCTGGTTCGACGTTCTTCACCTGCGCGCCCATCGTGGTCGAGCCCGCGACAGTGGTGGAGGCGTTGATGCCGATGTCGGCGTGGGCCACCTTGCCGTCTTTGATCAGCGCCTTCGCGATCTTCATCGCGTAGTCGCTCGGGATGGCGAAGCCGATGCCGATGCTGCCCCCGTCGGCGCTCGACGAGCGGATGGACGAGTTGATGCCCACCAAGGCACCCGTGGAGTCGACGAGCGCGCCGCCGGAGTTGCCGTGGTTGATCGCGGCGTCGGTCTGGATGGCCGCGTACGTCACGGGCGGCTGGCCGCTGTCGCCGCCGGCGGTGATGGGCCGGTTGAGGGCGCTGACGATGCCCGACGTCACGGAGTTCTGCAGCGCCAGCGGCGAACCGACGGCGATCACGGCGTCGCCCACCTGCAGGTCCGACGACTTGCCGATCTGCATCACCACGGGGTTGGTCACGTTGACCTTCACCACGGCGAGGTCGGTCTTCTGGTCGGAGCCGACGATCTTGGCCTCGGTTCGCGTGCCGTCGTTGAAGATCGCGGTGACCTTCACGGTCGGGTCGGCGACGGCGGTCGTGACCACGTGCTCGTTGGTGAGGATGTAGCCCTGCGGGTCGATCATCACGCCGGAGCCCTGCTCACCGGAGTCCGCGCCCGGCTTGAACACCTCCAGCGACACGACCGCGGGTGACACGCGCCGCGCGATGTCCGCGATCGAGCCCGGTGGGCGCTCCTTCGCCGCTTCGGCTTCGGAGATCGTGGCGCTGCCGGTGAGCGCCGAACCGGTGTCGGCGATCCACCAGCCCACGAGCCCGCCGACCGCGCCCACGAGCAGCGCGACGACGCCGAGCAGCGCCAGTGCCCGCGGCTTCACGCGACGGCCGAACAGGACCTCCGGCAGGCTCAGCAGTGCGCCCGACGGCCGGTCACCCGGCTTGTCCTCGTCCTCGGCCGCCACGGCCGGGCCGGCCAGCACCGCGCCGGCGGTGGGGTCGCGCCACGGGTCGCGCGGGTCCGTCCACAGGGGATCCTCGCGCGGGGGCGGCTCACCGGTCGCTTCGCGCGGCCGCTCCAGCACGACGTCCTCGGCACCCGGCGGACGGCGGAAGGCCTCCGCGAGCGATTCGGGCGTCGGCGGCGCGAGTTCGAGGTTGCGGCTGCCGTTGGGTGCCGGGGTGTAGAGCTTGTCGAACGCGCCCTCGACGCCGCTCGGCCGGCCGAACACCGCTTCCTGCGCCGGATCCACCGCCGGGCGGTCGAGCGGCCGGGGACCCAGCCGGTCGTCGCCCGCGGCGGGGGGCTGTGCGGAGTTCGCGTTCGGCTGCTCGGTCATCATTCCCCGGGGCTGAGATCAGGTGGCTGGGCGTGACGATACCCAAGCCTCGACGTCCGAGTGTGCCCAGACGACGGTGAAATGGCTGTTGCCCACCGCGTTCGGGCGTCAACCGAACCGCACCACGGCCTCCCTCTCGCGCCGTGGTGCGGTGGCTCAGCGGGCCGGTGCCGGCGACAGGCGCTCGTCGTCGACCGGCGTGACGGCCGGCCTCGTCGGCTCGGTGGGCGACGTGGACACGGTCGGCTCCGATCGCGGCACGGCCAT encodes:
- a CDS encoding acyl-CoA dehydrogenase family protein, with protein sequence MARLAQTAGLTDVQSEILSTVRSFVDREIIPHAQALEHADTYPAEIVEGMKELGLFGLTIPEEYGGLGESLLTYALVVEEIARGWMSVSGVINTHFIVAHMIARHGTPEQKQHFLPRMATGEVRGAFSMSEPDLGSDVAAIKTRARRDGDGYVIDGAKMWLTNGGTSNLIALLVKTDEGAEKAHRNLTTFLVEKPEGYGEVLPGLTIPAKLEKMGYKGVDTTEAVFDGFRIGAGTVLGGTPGAGFAYMMDGVEVGRVNVAARACGIAIRAFELAIEYAQQRRTFGKPIAEHQAIAFKLAEMATKVEAAHLMMVNAARLKDSGTRNDVGAGMAKLLASEYCAEVTQDAFRIHGGYGYSKEFEIERLMREAPFLLIGEGTSEIQKTIISRGLLREYKAKS
- a CDS encoding DUF4190 domain-containing protein, whose amino-acid sequence is MSEGYEHPSFEHQPYPPQGPPPGAGLAIGSLVCSIAGLIVCAPAAIAGIVMGHIAYHRSRHGRATGGAVAIAGFVIGYLALVVWGITIPLVVHELARLGAFD
- a CDS encoding DUF4190 domain-containing protein; its protein translation is MTNPSGPQDRPADSTGGTAGYEPPATAEPTADEPPATADPTPYDPLLTDATAFSSPEAATEPGSISTTGGSGDQAGPGGHTTAAGGGFAAPGGSPGFAAPGASPDSGGFAAPGGFAAPGSQPSGEFAASAYQPPAYPGQPYPGPTASYPGAPGVLGVPAASGTPGIPGVPGVPGVPAPMPYGQPYPQAPYGRPYAAYGPNQQASGLAIGALVCSLLGLLTCLIAIPGIVMGHIALAKANRGEAGGRGIALSAVVIGYVIVALYVGFFVTIVVLGVNGYLDN
- a CDS encoding slipin family protein, which gives rise to MIAEILSAVVIVGGVWLASGVRVVKQFERGLVFRFGRVRPEVRGPGLTLLVPGADRMHKVNMQIVTMPVPGQDGITRDNVTVRVDAVVYFNVVDPVRAAINVQDYRAAVGQVAQTSLRSIIGKSDLDDLLSNRERLNQGLEIMIDSPAIDWGIHIDRVEIKDVALPESMKRSMSRQAEAERERRARVISADGELQASNKLAQAAAAMSDHPGALQLRLLETVVQVSAEKNSTLVLPFPVELLRFLDANTKRAERSADEPADEPASDLPSESLVEGPPAPLLGEPGGNGHAGPPQPRREGDALAE
- a CDS encoding aminoglycoside phosphotransferase family protein, with the translated sequence MARLVVPEPFATRAPRVLGPECLPWLAAVPGLADRFAHEWDLTLEGPAWHGLVGVAQPVRRADGTPAVLKLGWQDEETRDEPLALSTWAGRGAVLLLESAPDEGVLLLERLDHTRTLPGEPVLEAVGVMSDLARRLAVPAPPQLSRTLPGEAERLLEALPKSWHDLGGPFPRRELDAALEVCRDLGPGAGGLLVNEDLHYENVLAGRREPWLVIDPKPLAGDLEYGVFSLLWNRFGESTVEDKLAAAGFDADRARAWTLVRAVQNRLWFEADLAGYAELGDEQPAREALPALVAWAVAS
- a CDS encoding magnesium transporter MgtE N-terminal domain-containing protein; translation: MAGVNRVFVARLAGLPVFGPDGESIGKVRDVVAGLRLDAQAPRILGLVVELATRRRVFVPMLRVTSIEPTAVTLATGSVNMRHFTQRPNEVLVCGQLLDAHATLMGTDKRVTVVDAAMELTRTRDWVLAKLAIRERSTRLALGRRRTPMQVLPWDEVAGLGLTDLAGREPQGAGRLLMLFDTMRAVDIAATVRDLPLKRRHEVADAMDDERLADVLEELPDDDQKELLAYLSEERAADILEAMNPDDAADLLAELAPADQHRLLALMEPEESAPVRRLLAYSSDTAGGLMTPEPVVLTPDATVAEALAHIRNADLPAALASMVFVCRPPTATPTGRFVGVVHFQRLLREPPAELIGGVVDTDLTALRPAASLAEVTRYFAAYNLACGPVVDAGEHLLGAVTVDDVLDHLLPDDWRETGLHDVADGADVHPEEAGRA
- a CDS encoding DUF1003 domain-containing protein translates to MPELTSGRRLDQPRGQNRFRLNIDPDTFGRFTERVARFLGTGKYLFWQTLIVIVWIALNLAATTLRWDPYPFILLNLAFSTQAAYAAPLILLAQNRQDDRDRVSLEEDRTRAAQTKADTEYLARELAALRLAIGEVATRDYLRSELDRLREDLAGSGKARKVKQAAKSDVPTGT
- a CDS encoding Mrp/NBP35 family ATP-binding protein, which gives rise to MTSTQQLPSVEDVRTALKDVYDPEIKKPITDLGMVKDVAVGEDAVVTVGIYLTVAGCPLKATLTEDTTKAVKKLPGVADVRVELDVMSDEQRTELRKSLRGDAAEPVIPFAQPGSMTRVYCVASGKGGVGKSSVTVNLAVAMAERGLSVGVVDADIYGHSIPRMLGAREKPTKVETMIMPPQAHGVKVISIGMFTPGNAPVVWRGPMLHRALQQFLADVFWGDLDILLLDLPPGTGDIAISVAQLVPNAEILVVTTPQQAAAEVAERAGAIALQTRQRVAGVIENMSWLETPSGERMEIFGSGGGQTVADSLSKSVGSAVPLLGQVPLDPRLREQGDEGTPLVLAEPEAPASKVLKEAAQKLTVRARGLAGMMLNVSPAGR
- the tatB gene encoding Sec-independent protein translocase protein TatB codes for the protein MFDSIGWGEILVLIVAGLFILGPERLPEAASWLAKSVRKVREFANGARDQLREEMGPEFDQLRKPLEDLRGLRNFDPKRVVTQHLFDGDSDPLGLNGFSSNGSNGTNGSNGSNGVKPQSVTPQADPLKPGERPPVDPDAT
- a CDS encoding S1C family serine protease; translated protein: MTEQPNANSAQPPAAGDDRLGPRPLDRPAVDPAQEAVFGRPSGVEGAFDKLYTPAPNGSRNLELAPPTPESLAEAFRRPPGAEDVVLERPREATGEPPPREDPLWTDPRDPWRDPTAGAVLAGPAVAAEDEDKPGDRPSGALLSLPEVLFGRRVKPRALALLGVVALLVGAVGGLVGWWIADTGSALTGSATISEAEAAKERPPGSIADIARRVSPAVVSLEVFKPGADSGEQGSGVMIDPQGYILTNEHVVTTAVADPTVKVTAIFNDGTRTEAKIVGSDQKTDLAVVKVNVTNPVVMQIGKSSDLQVGDAVIAVGSPLALQNSVTSGIVSALNRPITAGGDSGQPPVTYAAIQTDAAINHGNSGGALVDSTGALVGINSSIRSSSADGGSIGIGFAIPSDYAMKIAKALIKDGKVAHADIGINASTTVAGSTTMGAQVKNVEPGGPAAAAGIKEGDVITKVGDQLVRDSAELTVAVRNHNVGEVVPVQLARDGALLVVDVTLGAD